A window of Pseudomonas alcaliphila JAB1 genomic DNA:
GTGTGAAGACCACGATGCTGACTGGCGATAACCCGCACACCGCAGAAGCCATCGCACAGCAGGTGGGCATCGACGAAGCACGCGGCAATCTCCTGCCAGTCGACAAATTGCAGGCCGTTGAAGCATTGCAGGCGCGCGGCTACGTTGTTGGGATGGTGGGCGACGGCATCAACGATGCGCCTGCGCTGGCGAAGTCCGAAATCGGCTTCGCCATGGCCGCCGCCGGCACGGACACGGCCATCGAAACTGCGGATGTGGCCTTGATGGATGACGACCTGCGCAAGATCCCGGCCTTCATCCGCCTATCCCAACAGACCGCCGTCATCCTCAAGCAGAACATCGTGCTGGCGTTAGGGATCAAGGCCCTGTTTCTCGCCATTACCCTAACGGGGCAGGCGACGATGTGGATGGCCGTCTTTGCCGACATGGGCGTCAGCCTGCTGGTGGTGTTCAACGGCCTGCGCCTGCTTAAAAAGTAGGAACGGAGGATTGAAGATGAAAGCAGCATTGCAACTGGCAATTGAACAAGCCTTTCAACAGGCCGAGCACGCCATGCAGGAGAGACGTAATACCGATGCCTTTGAATGGCTGGAGCGCGCACACATCCTGACTCAACGCCAGCCCTTGCTGCACGCTAGGTCACACTGGCTGATGCTCACGCTCGGTTGGCAGATTGGCGATTATCGCGAGGTGGCCGGGCAAATACCGCGCATTTTCGCGGCCTTGTTGTTCTCCAAAATCTGGGTGCCCCTCGGCAATACAGGCCGCTCCAGAGTCAGCGCGTTCAAGCCCATGCCGGTTCCTGAAGAACTCCAGGCCTTGCTTGCGAGCGATGAGCAAAACCCATCCAGTCGGTGATTGTGTCCATGCAAGTCGATCTCGCCACCCAGCTGCCGTGCACACTTGCAGAGGTGATCGCCCAGGTGCGCACACCACGCCTGCTGCGTCAGGTTGCTTCACCCTTATTGAGTTTCAGCCCGCTGGCTCCGGCTGAGTTTCCTGATACCTGGAGCGAGGGCACCTACTGGGTCAAGCTGAAGCTATTCGGCGTACTGCCCATTGGCCGTCAGGCGATTGTGATTACCTACCCGCAGACGGAAAACGCTCAGACCTTCATGCTCAGAGACAACGGCTATAGCCCGCTAATCACCAAGTGGGATCACGTCATTACGGCTCAAGAAGTGAGTGGCGGAACGCTTTACCGAGATCGCGTGACTATCGAGGCCGGCATCCTCACCCCGTTCGTGTGGCTTTTTGCGCGCCTGTTTTACGCCCACCGTCAGCGCCGCTGGGCAGCTTTGGCGGCAAAAGGCTTTAGCCACTGAAGCACGCCATGCCCAGACAGGGCTGCTCACCTAGAGAGCAATACCTCTTGGCCACTGAAAATTCGCTCCCCCAGGCAACCTCCGTGGTCGGGGCAGCTTTAATACAACCTGAAGCAGGTACGGGGTCAACTTTTGACCTGCATCAGGCTACACCCGTCTTCGAGGTCTATATTGGCTACTGGTGACTCACCCCACGACCCACTTTCACCTGCAAGGAACTGAGCAATGAAAGCACCAAAACTCGCCGCGTTCGCTTTGGCGGCTGCGCTTTTTCCGGCCTTAACCTTTGCGCAGCAG
This region includes:
- a CDS encoding DUF3703 domain-containing protein, coding for MKAALQLAIEQAFQQAEHAMQERRNTDAFEWLERAHILTQRQPLLHARSHWLMLTLGWQIGDYREVAGQIPRIFAALLFSKIWVPLGNTGRSRVSAFKPMPVPEELQALLASDEQNPSSR